A DNA window from Polynucleobacter sp. AP-Titi-500A-B4 contains the following coding sequences:
- the queA gene encoding tRNA preQ1(34) S-adenosylmethionine ribosyltransferase-isomerase QueA — translation MQLSDFNYELPTELIAQHPLANRTDSRLLEVKLDGGNHVELLDRQFKDILNLIKPGDLLVFNDTKVIPARLHGKKETGGNVELLIERISGDKQAWVQIRASKVPKTGSMVHVYNQAGETFPVEMIDYDGRFYEVRFPENVFALLERFGELPLPPYIEHQPDGEDAQRYQTVIAKNPGAVAAPTAGLHFDAQILKQLNDQGVQRATVTLHVGAGTFTPVREEDLSKHKMHYEWFSIPKETLQAIADTKLHGGRVIAVGTTSLRALESHALNGQSSGETNLFITPGFLFKTVDCLLTNFHLPKSTLLMLVSAFAGMDNIRAAYQHAIDQKYRFFSYGDAMFLCRLENTKP, via the coding sequence ATGCAACTCTCTGACTTCAATTACGAACTCCCAACCGAGCTAATCGCCCAGCATCCCTTGGCGAATAGAACTGATAGCCGCCTCCTAGAGGTCAAGCTTGATGGGGGTAATCACGTCGAGTTATTAGATCGTCAGTTTAAGGACATTCTTAACCTGATAAAGCCAGGGGACTTATTAGTCTTTAACGACACCAAAGTCATCCCAGCCCGACTTCACGGCAAAAAAGAGACTGGGGGCAATGTTGAGCTCCTAATCGAGCGCATTAGCGGCGATAAACAAGCGTGGGTTCAGATCCGAGCTTCCAAAGTTCCAAAGACCGGCTCCATGGTTCATGTTTACAACCAAGCTGGCGAGACCTTTCCAGTCGAAATGATTGACTATGATGGGCGCTTTTATGAAGTGCGCTTTCCAGAAAATGTATTTGCCTTACTCGAGCGCTTCGGCGAGCTACCCCTTCCTCCATACATCGAGCACCAACCAGATGGTGAAGATGCGCAGCGCTACCAAACTGTTATTGCAAAAAATCCAGGAGCCGTTGCTGCGCCAACTGCTGGACTGCATTTTGACGCACAGATTCTCAAGCAACTCAATGATCAGGGAGTTCAGCGGGCCACCGTAACCTTACATGTTGGCGCAGGTACCTTTACCCCAGTTCGCGAAGAAGACTTATCCAAACACAAAATGCACTATGAATGGTTCTCTATTCCAAAGGAGACCCTACAGGCCATTGCAGATACCAAGCTTCATGGTGGAAGAGTCATTGCTGTTGGCACTACGAGCTTACGCGCACTAGAGAGTCATGCCCTAAATGGCCAAAGCAGTGGCGAGACCAATCTATTTATAACCCCTGGGTTTCTATTTAAAACAGTAGATTGTTTGCTAACCAACTTTCATCTGCCAAAATCTACCTTATTGATGTTAGTAAGTGCCTTTGCGGGTATGGACAATATTCGCGCCGCATACCAACATGCAATTGATCAGAAATATCGTTTCTTCAGTTATGGGGATGCGATGTTTCTTTGCCGACTTGAGAATACAAAGCCATGA
- the tgt gene encoding tRNA guanosine(34) transglycosylase Tgt, protein MTKPVHFNILARDSQSPARLGQLDLPHGSVQTPIFMPVGTYGTVKAMTPRDLNEAKAQIILGNTFHLWLRPGLDVIKKHGGLHRFMGWDKPILTDSGGFQVFSLGALRKISEEGVTFASPINGDKLFMSPEVSMEIQAVLNSDIAMQFDECTPYEIKGQPTSEKTARASLEMSLRWGDRSLKRFRELNTGNGLFGIVQGGMFENLREFSLDAVSQQGFDGIAIGGLSVGEPKPEFERILNFTAPKLPKQMPHYLMGVGTPEDLMLGVSLGIDMFDCVMPTRNARNGWLFTRFGDLKLRNSGYKDDDRPLDPTCACYTCQNFTRSYLNHLQKANEILGSQLNTIHNLSYYLQLMTEVREALSKDRFSAYREEFHANRQRGVEPGQD, encoded by the coding sequence ATGACCAAACCTGTTCACTTTAATATTTTGGCGCGCGACTCCCAGAGTCCTGCACGCCTTGGTCAGCTTGATCTTCCCCATGGCAGTGTGCAAACCCCAATCTTCATGCCCGTGGGAACTTATGGCACTGTGAAGGCGATGACGCCACGTGATCTCAATGAAGCTAAAGCACAAATCATTCTTGGAAATACTTTTCATCTTTGGTTGCGGCCAGGTTTAGATGTCATCAAAAAACATGGTGGTCTGCATCGCTTCATGGGCTGGGATAAACCCATCCTGACTGACTCAGGGGGTTTTCAAGTATTTAGCTTGGGGGCATTACGCAAGATCTCTGAAGAGGGTGTCACCTTTGCATCCCCCATTAATGGCGACAAGCTATTTATGTCGCCAGAGGTATCGATGGAAATCCAGGCAGTACTCAATAGCGATATCGCAATGCAGTTTGACGAGTGCACGCCTTATGAAATCAAGGGTCAGCCTACTTCAGAAAAAACTGCACGCGCCTCATTAGAAATGTCCCTGCGCTGGGGCGATCGTTCACTCAAACGTTTTAGAGAACTTAATACTGGCAATGGTCTTTTTGGTATCGTACAAGGTGGTATGTTTGAGAACCTTCGTGAGTTCTCATTAGATGCTGTGAGTCAGCAAGGCTTTGATGGCATCGCTATTGGTGGTCTATCTGTAGGAGAACCAAAACCTGAGTTTGAAAGAATTCTGAATTTCACCGCACCGAAATTACCCAAACAGATGCCCCACTACCTCATGGGAGTAGGTACACCTGAAGACCTCATGTTAGGGGTGAGCTTGGGTATTGATATGTTCGATTGCGTGATGCCTACCCGTAACGCTCGGAACGGGTGGCTATTTACCCGTTTTGGCGACCTGAAATTGCGCAATTCTGGCTACAAAGACGATGATCGCCCTCTTGATCCCACATGCGCTTGCTATACCTGCCAAAACTTCACCCGCTCCTACTTAAATCACCTCCAAAAGGCTAATGAGATTCTGGGCTCACAACTCAATACGATCCACAACTTGTCTTATTACCTTCAACTCATGACTGAGGTCAGGGAAGCCCTTAGCAAGGATCGTTTTAGTGCTTATCGCGAGGAATTCCACGCCAATCGGCAACGTGGCGTGGAACCTGGGCAGGATTAA
- the yajC gene encoding preprotein translocase subunit YajC yields the protein MWISNAFAQAPAAGADAGGLMSFLPLILMFAVLYFIMIRPQMKRQKETKAMLAALAVGDEVVTVGGIFGKVSALKDDVVTVEIAANTQVQLQKGAITTVLPKGTLKSA from the coding sequence ATGTGGATTAGTAACGCTTTTGCTCAGGCTCCAGCCGCGGGCGCAGATGCTGGTGGCTTGATGAGCTTCCTACCTTTGATTTTGATGTTTGCGGTTTTGTATTTCATCATGATTCGCCCACAAATGAAGCGTCAAAAAGAAACCAAAGCAATGCTTGCAGCTTTAGCTGTTGGTGATGAGGTGGTTACTGTTGGCGGCATCTTCGGCAAAGTATCAGCACTAAAAGATGATGTAGTCACAGTTGAGATTGCTGCAAATACTCAAGTGCAATTACAAAAAGGTGCTATCACCACAGTATTGCCAAAAGGCACGCTGAAGTCTGCTTAA
- the secD gene encoding protein translocase subunit SecD, producing the protein MNRYPLWKYIVIAVALLIGGLYSLPNFYGEAPAVQVSSAKPTIKVDLATQSRVEKILTEADINSTGIFFESAGNVGSIKIRFNNTDIQLRARDLLQQKLNVDQNDPNYTVALNLLSNTPGWLNAINALPMPLGLDLRGGVYFLLQVDMKGAVQKKVTSLATDIRSQLRDKNIRHQGIDRSPESISINFGSADEAEVARTLLNTSQPDLVWLIKNSGGSVKLFGEFKPKALKDVQDNAVKQNIITLNKRVNELAVKEPVIQQQGAERIVVQLPGVQDTARAKDIIGRTATLESRLADPIVSTIGLGETPPPGMDTFRFGENRLGVFKKSVIFSGDRITDASAGFDQNQRPAVNISLDAAGGRVMQEVTRENIGKPMGMILFEKGKGEVLTIATIQGEFGSKFQITGQPTTESANDLALLLRAGSLAAPMEIIEERTIGPSLGAENIEKGFKSLLIGFAAIAIFMMAYYLLFGTFSVVALAVNLLLLISVLSMLQATLTLPGIAAMALALGMAIDSNVLINERIREELRNGAAPQTAIAVGFDKAWATILDSNVTTLIAGLALLAFGSGPIKGFAVVHCLGILTSMFSAVFFSRGLVNLWYGRHKKIQKLAIGQVWRPQEK; encoded by the coding sequence ATGAATCGCTACCCTCTCTGGAAATATATAGTTATCGCCGTTGCATTATTAATTGGCGGACTTTACTCATTACCTAATTTCTATGGTGAGGCTCCAGCGGTTCAAGTCTCGTCCGCCAAACCAACCATCAAGGTTGATTTGGCGACACAGTCTCGTGTTGAAAAGATTCTGACTGAGGCAGATATCAACAGTACTGGCATATTTTTTGAGAGCGCTGGCAATGTAGGCTCTATCAAAATTCGCTTTAACAATACAGATATTCAATTACGTGCACGCGATCTCTTGCAACAGAAATTGAATGTTGATCAGAATGACCCCAATTACACCGTTGCATTAAACCTCTTATCCAATACCCCTGGATGGTTAAATGCAATCAATGCTTTGCCAATGCCGCTCGGCCTAGACTTGCGTGGCGGCGTCTACTTCCTTCTGCAAGTAGATATGAAAGGTGCCGTCCAGAAAAAGGTGACCTCTTTAGCGACCGATATCCGCAGTCAATTGCGCGATAAGAATATTCGCCATCAAGGCATTGATCGTAGCCCAGAGTCAATCTCCATTAACTTTGGTAGCGCAGATGAAGCTGAAGTAGCACGTACTCTTTTAAATACATCTCAACCAGATTTAGTTTGGTTGATTAAAAACAGTGGTGGATCTGTAAAGTTATTCGGTGAATTCAAACCCAAGGCTTTAAAAGACGTTCAAGATAATGCCGTCAAACAGAACATCATCACTCTCAATAAGCGAGTAAATGAGCTTGCGGTAAAAGAGCCTGTGATTCAACAACAAGGCGCTGAGCGCATTGTGGTGCAGTTACCGGGCGTACAAGATACGGCGCGTGCCAAAGATATTATTGGTCGTACTGCCACCCTGGAATCTCGCTTGGCAGATCCAATCGTGTCGACGATTGGGCTTGGTGAAACACCGCCTCCAGGAATGGATACCTTCCGTTTCGGTGAAAACCGTTTAGGTGTATTTAAAAAGTCTGTGATTTTCAGCGGCGATCGCATTACTGATGCTAGTGCTGGCTTTGATCAGAACCAACGTCCTGCAGTCAACATCTCTTTAGATGCCGCCGGTGGTCGCGTGATGCAAGAAGTAACTCGTGAAAACATCGGTAAACCGATGGGCATGATTTTGTTTGAAAAGGGTAAAGGCGAAGTGCTAACCATTGCCACCATTCAAGGTGAATTTGGCTCTAAATTTCAAATCACCGGTCAGCCCACTACCGAGAGTGCCAATGACTTGGCCCTTTTATTGCGCGCGGGCTCATTGGCGGCGCCAATGGAAATCATTGAAGAGCGTACCATCGGACCAAGCTTGGGCGCTGAGAATATTGAAAAAGGCTTTAAATCGCTCCTAATTGGATTTGCAGCCATTGCTATTTTCATGATGGCCTACTACTTGTTATTTGGCACGTTCTCAGTAGTTGCGTTAGCCGTGAACTTATTACTACTGATTTCTGTACTGTCAATGCTACAGGCTACCCTCACCTTACCGGGCATCGCGGCGATGGCATTGGCTCTTGGTATGGCGATTGACTCCAACGTATTGATTAACGAACGTATTCGTGAAGAGTTGCGTAATGGAGCAGCGCCTCAAACTGCCATTGCCGTTGGCTTTGATAAAGCATGGGCAACGATTCTAGACTCTAACGTGACAACCCTGATCGCCGGCTTAGCGCTCCTAGCCTTTGGCTCTGGCCCTATCAAAGGCTTTGCAGTAGTTCACTGCTTGGGTATTCTGACTTCAATGTTCTCGGCTGTCTTCTTCTCTCGCGGTCTTGTCAATCTTTGGTACGGCAGACACAAGAAGATTCAAAAACTCGCGATCGGCCAAGTTTGGCGTCCACAGGAGAAATAA
- the secF gene encoding protein translocase subunit SecF — translation MEFFRIKKDIPFMRHALALNAISLITFLAAVFFLWHNGLHLSIEFTGGTVMEVSYPQTAPIDSIRSKVEKLGYADTQIQNFGSSRDVMIRLPLQKDAEGKLISSADQSNAVMQALEPATSGVKLQRVEFVGPQVGQELAIDGLKALIFVIIGIVLYLSFRFEWKFALAGIIANLHDVVIILGFFAFFHWEFSLSVLAAVLAVLGYSVNESVVIFDRIRENFRKYRKMNTREIIDNAITSTISRTVITHGSTEMMVLAMLIFGGPTLFYFALALTIGILFGIYSSVFVAAALAMWLGVTREDLVKGDKKPDDNARNDDPNFGARV, via the coding sequence ATGGAATTTTTTAGAATCAAAAAAGACATTCCATTTATGCGCCACGCATTGGCGCTCAATGCCATTTCTTTGATTACCTTTTTAGCTGCAGTCTTTTTCCTTTGGCATAACGGCCTGCATCTGTCTATTGAATTTACAGGTGGCACGGTCATGGAAGTTAGCTATCCACAGACCGCCCCCATCGACTCGATCCGCTCTAAAGTTGAAAAACTGGGCTACGCCGATACCCAAATTCAGAATTTTGGCAGCTCACGTGATGTGATGATTCGCTTACCTTTACAAAAAGATGCTGAAGGAAAGCTCATTTCCTCTGCAGATCAAAGTAATGCAGTGATGCAGGCGCTTGAACCAGCAACGTCTGGCGTCAAACTACAGCGCGTTGAATTCGTGGGACCACAAGTTGGTCAAGAGTTGGCGATTGATGGTCTTAAAGCATTGATTTTTGTAATCATCGGCATTGTGCTGTATCTTTCCTTCCGCTTCGAGTGGAAATTTGCGCTTGCCGGCATCATTGCCAACTTGCATGACGTAGTCATCATCCTGGGCTTCTTTGCTTTCTTCCACTGGGAGTTCTCACTGTCAGTATTGGCTGCTGTCCTGGCGGTGTTGGGCTACTCTGTAAATGAGTCAGTTGTGATCTTTGACCGTATTCGCGAGAACTTCCGCAAATATCGCAAGATGAACACCCGCGAAATTATTGATAACGCCATTACCAGCACAATTAGTCGTACCGTCATTACCCACGGTAGTACCGAGATGATGGTACTTGCGATGCTGATCTTCGGTGGTCCAACGCTCTTCTACTTTGCCTTGGCACTTACGATCGGTATTTTGTTTGGTATTTATTCTTCAGTATTCGTTGCTGCTGCACTAGCAATGTGGCTAGGCGTAACTCGCGAAGATTTAGTCAAGGGCGATAAAAAGCCAGATGACAACGCACGCAATGACGACCCGAACTTCGGGGCACGCGTTTAG
- a CDS encoding 3-deoxy-D-manno-octulosonic acid transferase yields MTSNSEYGARPWFWFAVYQLLWHLFLPLAFVRLAWRARHSFAYLHHIPERLGFGYDKPVLKGSIWIHAVSVGETRAAQPLIEAYLARGESILLTHMTLNGRRTGRQLFSKAIATGKIRQVYLPYDLCWCVEHFLKTFKPKFGLFMETEAWPTVVFRCAEIGLPLFLVNARLSERSARRVNRFGEAGRALFQAFAGILAQTEFDARRYRSLGVKNVLISGNLKFDVPLDAKLVAQGKEWQKDLHATNRLMVCAASTRDGEEEIILKAWKDLLLTKAFNALPLLCIVPRHPERFADVANQIHAAGLKFRRRSEWSGLPKDGTELDVILGDSMGEMSMYYSASDLVVMGGSLLPFGGQNLIEACAAGCPVLLGEHTYNFQQAALDAIQAGAAKRINGDVPLGETTALMKSLQELLLNSTELSKMSEAAQAYSVEHQGATKKILAALDQQNFSLS; encoded by the coding sequence GTGACTTCCAATTCAGAATACGGGGCGCGTCCTTGGTTTTGGTTTGCTGTTTATCAACTGCTATGGCATCTCTTCTTGCCATTGGCTTTTGTTCGCTTAGCTTGGCGTGCACGCCATTCATTTGCTTACTTACATCACATACCTGAGCGTCTCGGCTTTGGCTATGACAAGCCGGTTCTCAAAGGCTCCATTTGGATCCATGCAGTTTCGGTTGGGGAGACTCGTGCTGCTCAGCCATTGATTGAGGCATACCTCGCTCGTGGCGAATCTATTTTGCTTACGCACATGACCTTAAACGGCCGTCGAACTGGTAGGCAGCTATTTAGCAAAGCCATTGCCACTGGAAAAATTCGTCAGGTGTATTTACCTTACGACCTTTGCTGGTGTGTAGAGCATTTTCTCAAAACGTTTAAGCCGAAGTTTGGACTCTTCATGGAGACTGAAGCTTGGCCAACAGTCGTGTTTCGTTGCGCTGAAATTGGCCTACCTTTGTTTCTGGTCAATGCCCGTCTTTCCGAAAGGAGTGCGCGTCGAGTAAATCGCTTTGGTGAAGCTGGGCGTGCTTTATTTCAAGCCTTTGCCGGCATCTTGGCGCAAACTGAATTTGATGCACGACGTTATCGCAGTCTTGGTGTGAAAAATGTACTCATTTCTGGCAATCTCAAGTTTGATGTTCCTCTGGATGCTAAGTTAGTTGCTCAAGGCAAAGAATGGCAGAAGGATTTACATGCAACAAACCGTTTGATGGTGTGTGCTGCGAGTACGCGTGATGGCGAAGAAGAAATTATTCTCAAGGCCTGGAAAGACTTGCTCCTGACCAAAGCGTTTAATGCCTTACCTTTACTTTGCATAGTACCTCGTCATCCTGAGCGTTTTGCGGATGTGGCTAATCAAATTCATGCGGCAGGATTAAAGTTCCGCCGTCGTTCAGAGTGGTCTGGCTTACCCAAGGATGGCACTGAATTGGATGTCATCCTTGGTGACTCTATGGGCGAGATGTCAATGTATTACAGCGCATCAGATTTGGTGGTCATGGGTGGTAGCTTATTGCCTTTTGGTGGACAGAACCTGATTGAAGCTTGTGCTGCCGGTTGTCCTGTTTTACTTGGAGAGCACACTTACAACTTCCAGCAAGCAGCTTTGGATGCCATTCAAGCTGGGGCGGCAAAGCGCATTAATGGCGATGTGCCGCTTGGGGAAACAACCGCTTTGATGAAATCCTTACAAGAGTTGCTCTTGAATTCAACAGAGTTAAGCAAAATGAGTGAAGCCGCACAAGCCTACTCAGTTGAGCATCAAGGAGCGACTAAAAAAATATTAGCCGCTCTTGATCAACAAAACTTTTCTTTAAGCTAG
- the purB gene encoding adenylosuccinate lyase has translation MSQPLSTLNALSPLDGRYAGKLDALRPWLSEAAFMRQRVFVEIHWLLALAAAGLPDVPKINAADEAFLLSLPENFSDADAQRIKDIEAVTNHDVKAVEYFLKEKVAGRPDLLKASEFIHFACTSEDINNTSHGLMLRGARDDVLLPQLRKVLSVLTDLALENAKVPLLSRTHGQPASPSTLGKEIANIAKRLERAIESIAAAPLLGKMNGAVGNYNAHLSAYPDFDWENFSKNVVEKRLGLTFNPYTIQIEPHDGMAQLFDAIARANTILLDMDRDFWAYISVGYFKQRTKAGEIGSSTMPHKVNPIDFENSEGNLGVANALLRHLAEKLPISRWQRDLTDSTVLRNLGPAFGHSVLAYDSALRGLGKLEVNHAAIAADLDECWEVLAEPVQTVMRRYGIENPYEQLKELTRGKGINQADLQNFIRGLKIPDDAKARLLEMTPSSYLGKAVELTERLKK, from the coding sequence GTGAGTCAGCCGCTTTCTACCCTCAATGCCCTTTCCCCCTTAGACGGTCGCTATGCCGGAAAACTGGATGCTTTGCGTCCTTGGCTATCTGAGGCTGCTTTTATGCGCCAGCGCGTTTTTGTAGAGATTCATTGGTTGCTCGCTTTAGCGGCCGCTGGTTTGCCAGATGTTCCGAAGATTAATGCCGCAGACGAGGCCTTTTTACTCTCGCTTCCAGAAAACTTTTCTGATGCAGATGCACAGCGCATTAAAGATATTGAAGCTGTAACAAACCATGACGTTAAAGCAGTTGAGTATTTCTTAAAAGAGAAGGTAGCGGGCCGCCCTGATTTATTAAAAGCAAGTGAGTTTATTCACTTTGCTTGTACCTCTGAAGATATCAATAACACTTCACACGGGTTGATGTTGCGGGGTGCGCGTGATGATGTGTTGTTGCCACAGCTGCGCAAAGTACTTTCTGTATTAACTGATTTAGCCCTTGAGAATGCAAAGGTGCCTTTGCTTTCTCGTACGCATGGCCAACCTGCTTCACCAAGCACTTTAGGAAAAGAGATTGCCAATATTGCCAAACGCTTAGAACGTGCCATCGAATCTATCGCTGCGGCGCCACTCCTTGGCAAGATGAATGGAGCGGTTGGTAATTACAACGCACATTTATCCGCCTATCCAGATTTTGATTGGGAAAATTTTTCAAAGAATGTTGTTGAGAAGCGTCTTGGCTTAACCTTTAATCCCTATACGATTCAGATTGAGCCGCATGACGGCATGGCGCAACTCTTTGATGCAATTGCTCGCGCTAACACTATCTTGTTAGATATGGATCGTGACTTCTGGGCATACATTTCGGTTGGCTACTTTAAGCAACGTACTAAAGCGGGTGAGATCGGTTCATCTACCATGCCTCATAAAGTCAACCCTATCGACTTTGAAAATTCCGAAGGTAACCTAGGTGTTGCGAATGCCTTGTTGCGTCACCTGGCAGAAAAGTTGCCGATTTCTCGTTGGCAACGTGATCTCACTGACTCCACTGTCCTGCGAAATTTGGGCCCTGCATTTGGTCATAGCGTATTGGCATATGACAGCGCGTTGCGTGGTTTAGGTAAGCTGGAGGTTAATCATGCAGCGATTGCTGCAGATCTCGATGAGTGCTGGGAAGTATTGGCTGAGCCAGTACAAACTGTGATGCGCCGTTATGGCATCGAGAACCCCTACGAGCAGTTAAAAGAATTGACTCGTGGTAAAGGCATTAATCAAGCAGATTTGCAAAACTTCATTCGTGGCTTGAAGATTCCAGATGATGCAAAAGCGCGTTTGCTCGAGATGACTCCATCTTCTTATCTTGGTAAGGCGGTCGAATTGACCGAACGTCTCAAAAAGTGA
- a CDS encoding glutathione S-transferase: MKLIGSLTSPYVRKVRIVFLEKKLDVDLELDNVWAADTKIANSNPLGKVPCLIADDGEAIYDSRAIAEYADGLSPVSRLIPTDNRERATVKTWEALADGVMDAGILARLERTWRPADQQSSAWVDRQMGKIQNALRQMSEKLGGNAWCHGNQMTLADVAVGCAIGYLLFRFPEIKWQVQYPNLDRLYQKLLQRSSFIETEPPAA; encoded by the coding sequence ATGAAACTCATCGGATCCCTCACTAGCCCCTATGTACGTAAAGTACGCATTGTTTTCTTGGAAAAAAAGCTTGATGTTGACCTTGAATTAGACAATGTATGGGCTGCAGACACCAAAATCGCCAATTCCAACCCCCTAGGGAAGGTTCCCTGCCTTATTGCTGATGATGGGGAGGCTATTTACGACTCTCGCGCCATCGCTGAATATGCTGATGGCCTAAGTCCAGTCAGTAGATTGATACCGACCGATAATCGCGAGCGTGCGACAGTCAAGACCTGGGAAGCCCTGGCCGACGGAGTCATGGATGCCGGTATTTTGGCGCGCTTGGAGCGCACTTGGCGCCCTGCTGATCAACAAAGCTCCGCTTGGGTTGATCGCCAAATGGGAAAAATTCAAAATGCACTTCGTCAAATGTCTGAAAAACTGGGTGGAAATGCCTGGTGTCATGGCAATCAAATGACTTTAGCTGATGTTGCCGTTGGCTGTGCAATTGGCTATTTGCTCTTCCGCTTTCCAGAGATCAAGTGGCAAGTTCAATATCCAAATTTAGATCGCCTGTACCAAAAATTATTACAGCGTTCTTCATTTATTGAAACTGAACCGCCTGCTGCATAA
- the mnmA gene encoding tRNA 2-thiouridine(34) synthase MnmA, giving the protein MNQLNSSGIPPTNPKKVVIGMSGGVDSSVAAWMLKEQGYEVIGLFMKNWEDDDNDEYCSARQDWLDVVSVADLIGIDVEAVNFAAEYRERVFAEFLREYAAGRTPNPDVLCNAEIKFKAFLDHAMSLGADAIATGHYARVRHEGNRVQLLKALDATKDQSYFLHRLTQQQLANVLFPLGEIPKTEVRTIAEKIGLHNAKKKDSTGICFIGERPFREFLNRYLPRVPGPIKTPEGKIVGEHMGLAFFTLGQRKGIGLGGSQDGNGDAWYVARKDVDNNTLYVVQGHEHPWLLVNQLESIDASWIAGTAPASGNYSAKTRYRQADSTCTLSADNQSLKFSLSFPEAQWAVTPGQSAVLYDGDICLGGGIISA; this is encoded by the coding sequence ATGAACCAGCTCAATTCTTCCGGAATCCCACCTACAAACCCCAAGAAAGTCGTTATTGGCATGTCTGGGGGCGTAGATTCGTCGGTTGCCGCCTGGATGCTCAAGGAACAAGGCTATGAAGTTATAGGCCTTTTTATGAAGAATTGGGAGGATGACGATAACGATGAATATTGTTCGGCCCGCCAAGATTGGTTGGATGTTGTCTCAGTAGCGGATTTGATCGGAATTGACGTTGAGGCGGTCAATTTTGCGGCTGAATACCGCGAACGCGTTTTTGCTGAATTTTTACGCGAGTACGCTGCAGGGCGCACCCCTAATCCAGATGTTCTTTGTAATGCTGAAATTAAGTTCAAGGCCTTTTTAGACCATGCCATGAGTCTGGGTGCAGATGCAATTGCTACAGGCCACTATGCAAGAGTGCGCCATGAAGGTAACAGGGTGCAATTATTAAAAGCCTTAGATGCAACAAAAGATCAAAGTTATTTTTTACATCGCTTAACTCAGCAGCAATTGGCAAACGTTTTATTTCCATTGGGCGAAATCCCAAAAACAGAAGTTCGTACGATTGCCGAAAAAATTGGTTTGCATAATGCGAAGAAAAAAGATTCCACTGGAATTTGTTTTATTGGTGAGAGACCATTTAGAGAATTCTTAAACCGCTACTTACCCCGTGTGCCAGGCCCCATTAAAACGCCGGAAGGCAAAATTGTTGGCGAGCATATGGGCTTAGCGTTTTTTACTTTAGGTCAGCGCAAGGGCATCGGCTTGGGCGGCAGCCAGGATGGCAATGGCGATGCTTGGTATGTTGCTCGAAAGGATGTAGATAACAATACTTTGTATGTTGTTCAGGGCCATGAACACCCATGGTTATTGGTCAACCAGCTTGAGTCCATTGATGCCAGTTGGATTGCTGGCACTGCACCAGCATCAGGAAATTATTCTGCCAAGACGCGATATCGCCAAGCTGATTCTACATGCACACTCAGTGCAGATAACCAGTCCTTGAAATTTAGTTTAAGTTTTCCAGAAGCGCAGTGGGCGGTGACGCCTGGACAATCTGCTGTTTTATATGACGGTGATATTTGTTTGGGTGGCGGAATTATTTCCGCCTAA